Part of the Scomber japonicus isolate fScoJap1 chromosome 6, fScoJap1.pri, whole genome shotgun sequence genome, attctCAGTAACTCCAATTTTACTCAGAAACTCCACTGATTTTCcttttaaataacaataaaaaagtcCACAAGCAAACAAAGATAGATACGTGACCATCACATGGATTTATGGTGAGTAAAGTTCTTATTGGAGGGCTGCTAGTGTTGGCTGGTTTTACTTCCAAACATTATCGTGCTCTCCTTGTGGGATGTGTATGGCTGGTTGCTATGGTTCCCCCAGTTCTCCCTCCATGGTCCGGACCAAGACATACAGCTCAGCAAGTCCGACTACAGATGCAGCGATCACAGCTGATATTACCCGCTGAAAAACAAGCGTCATTCCAGGTTATAGAAAATCTAAAACAATAAAAGGTTTATTTCTAATTTAGAGATGCACAAGACAACTTGAAGGGGGATGAATAAAAGATTTGAAAGATTTTGTATATTACTCAAAACACTACTAATGAAATGGCAACTGCATATATAGTATAGATATACAATTAATTGTTGTCTTACCGCTGTGATCTCAGTGAACAGGTACTGACTGCCCATGTAGGAGCAGGCAAAAGCGGCAACGATTGTCACCAGGAAGTTGAACACGGTCAACACGACGGCTTTGACCGATCTCACTGTGGGAACAGAGGAGGAAATAAGTTCATAtgtgataatataataataacacaaaacaaattCAGGTGATGTGAATTTTGTACACCACACCAACCTTGGTGTCCAAAATCTGCCAGTGTTCCGTTACGGTTGATTTCctgaagacaaaaaagaaagaaggtattTAATTACAATGTGCAAGTATTATCTACTCatagataaaataatgaatccAAAAAGATTCAAGTAGATATAAAACTGTTTTGATGTTAAAATATAAGATCATTTACCTGAGTGTTTACATTACGTGTGATCCGCTTGTATTCCTCGTTGGCTAGTTTGGCTTTGATTTTCTCCAAACGTGCGACCAGCTCTGGGTTCTGAAAAATTGAGTAGAAGAGAAATGTCACTCACATTATATGGAAGAGACTGCTGAAATTTGTCATTGGcagttattttaaaagatttaaatgttttctcatTCAGATTTGTTAGAAGCCATCAAGTCATCAGTATTAAA contains:
- the tmem199 gene encoding transmembrane protein 199 translates to MASAFVVGDKFRNRVAELLEKTDSSLPKGLREELEVILEKPEPTTLPFSTARKLKKHLQDEGHPFYLHELLEDSSLHLPEVIKPPRNPELVARLEKIKAKLANEEYKRITRNVNTQEINRNGTLADFGHQVRSVKAVVLTVFNFLVTIVAAFACSYMGSQYLFTEITARVISAVIAASVVGLAELYVLVRTMEGELGEP